A stretch of bacterium DNA encodes these proteins:
- a CDS encoding cyclase family protein, which yields MERKIFDVTMSIREKMISWPGDGPVHVQRIKSMIDGDRLNLSRLDMSAHTGTHIDAPVHFLEAGTGIDTVSLDLLMGPAVLVHLPGVKEIGAYQLKNAGIPAGTERLLLKTDNSALLDKGTFDEKFTFLTLDGARYLVDKHVRLVGIDYLSVAQYGMGDGVHQELLREEIVIIEGLDLREVVPGIYQMTALPLKIAGCDGAPARVILTT from the coding sequence ATGGAGCGAAAAATCTTCGACGTCACAATGAGCATCAGGGAGAAGATGATCTCCTGGCCGGGCGACGGCCCGGTCCACGTTCAGAGGATCAAATCGATGATCGACGGGGACCGGCTCAACCTGTCCCGGCTGGACATGAGCGCTCATACCGGGACACACATCGACGCCCCCGTGCACTTCCTCGAGGCCGGGACGGGTATCGACACGGTAAGCCTGGACCTTCTCATGGGGCCTGCCGTCCTCGTCCACCTTCCGGGCGTCAAGGAGATCGGCGCTTATCAGCTGAAAAACGCCGGTATCCCCGCGGGGACCGAACGGCTCCTCCTGAAGACCGACAACAGCGCCCTCCTCGACAAAGGGACCTTCGATGAGAAGTTCACCTTCCTGACCCTGGACGGGGCACGGTACCTGGTGGATAAACACGTACGCCTGGTGGGGATCGACTACCTGTCCGTCGCACAGTACGGGATGGGCGACGGCGTGCACCAGGAGCTGCTCAGGGAGGAGATCGTGATCATCGAAGGACTGGATCTGCGGGAGGTGGTTCCGGGTATCTACCAGATGACGGCATTGCCGCTGAAGATCGCCGGCTGCGACGGAGCGCCGGCAAGAGTCATTTTGACGACATGA